A part of Setaria viridis chromosome 8, Setaria_viridis_v4.0, whole genome shotgun sequence genomic DNA contains:
- the LOC117866304 gene encoding uncharacterized protein isoform X2 — protein MASNRPPPCPCRFVKEDDRKRALVSRLLQYSLVRRVLRIPFHQINICRTPEGKPYLHKNCLTFPNFNFNTSHQGDYVGIASEPLCLVGLDIVSISKPQGETTTEFIINFSSYLTDHEWNCILRAGTHSEVLTEFYRYWCLKEAFVKAIGAGVGFGLHRLEFHHEHWTNISIHIDGQVSRKWRFWLFELDEVHLWKLQASIAKGHPEDAVSNYKKTLSNATVVQEQLHSTLESPEGAFTLWTVEQLTQSLE, from the exons ATGGCATCAAATCGACCTCCTCCATGCCCCTGCAGGTTTGTGAAAGAAGATGACAGGAAGCGGGCGCTCGTCAGTCGTCTGCTGCAGTACTCGCTTGTACGCCGCGTTCTCCGCATTCCGTTTCACCAGATCAACATATGCCGCACACCTGAGGGGAAACCGTACCTG CATAAAAATTGCTTAACCTTCCCAAACTTCAACTTCAACACCTCGCATCAGGGAGACTACGTTGGCATAGCATCTGAGCCGCTTTGCCTTGTTGGCCTGGACATTGTGTCCATCTCCAAGCCCCAGGGAGAAACCACCACCGAGTTTATCATCAACTTCTCTTCATACCTCACTGATCATGAGTGGAACTGTATTCTTCGTGCTGGTACACACAGTGAAGTGCTAACAGAGTTCTACAG GTACTGGTGTCTCAAAGAAGCTTTTGTAAAAGCCATTGGTGCTGGCGTAGGATTTGGGTTGCATAGACTGGAATTCCACCATGAACACTGGACTAATATTTCTATCCATATTGATGGACAAGTGTCTAGAAAATGGAGATTCTGGCTTTTCGAGCTTGATGAAGTGCATTTG TGGAAATTGCAGGCATCTATAGCAAAAGGGCATCCAGAGGATGCTGTAAGCAACTACAAGAAAACATTGTCCAATGCAACCGTTGTGCAGGAACAATTACATTCTACACTAGAGAGTCCAGAAGGAGCTTTCACTTTGTGGACAGTGGAACAACTTACACAATCACTGGAGTAA
- the LOC117866524 gene encoding calcium-dependent protein kinase 25: MGQCCSKSAGNAAADADADAPPKAAEAPSRGASANHGRPSSSAKPGSPTAAAGRASTSSSKPAGPVGPVLGRPMEDVRTTYSMGKELGRGQFGVTHLCTHRATGEKLACKTIAKRKLASKEDVDDVRREVQIMHHLSGQPNVVGLRGAYEDKHNVHLVMELCAGGELFDRIIARGQYTERAAASLLRTIVEIVHSCHSMGVMHRDIKPENFLLLSKDEDAPLKATDFGLSVFYKEGEVLRDIVGSAYYIAPEVLKRRYGPEADIWSVGVMLYIFLAGVPPFWAENENGIFTAILRGQLDLASEPWPHISSGAKDLVKKMLNINPKDRLTAFQVLNHPWIKEDGDAPDTPLDNVVLNRLKQFRAMNQFKKAALRIIAGCLSEEEITGLKEMFKNIDKDNSGTITLDELKNGLAKHGTKLADSEIQQLMEAADADGNGLIDYDEFVTATVHMNKLDREEHLYTAFQYFDKDNSGYITKEELEQALKEQGLYDAEKIKEVISDADSDNDGRIDYSEFVAMMRKGTAGAEPMTNKKRRDVVL, from the exons ATGGGCCAATGCTGCTCCAAGAGCGCCGGgaatgccgccgccgacgccgacgcggacGCGCCACCcaaggcggcggaggcgccgagCCGCGGCGCGTCGGCGAACCACGGAcggccgtcgtcgtccgcgAAGCCGGGCtcgcccacggccgccgccggcagggcGAGTACGAGCAGCAGCAAGCCGGCGGGGCCCGTGGGCCCGGTGCTGGGGCGGCCCATGGAGGACGTTCGCACGACGTACTCGATGGGGAAGGAGCTCGGGCGCGGGCAGTTCGGGGTGACGCACCTGTGCACGCACCGCGCGACGGGGGAGAAGCTGGCGTGCAAGACGATCGCGAAGCGGAAGCTGGCGAGCAAGGAGGACGTGGACGACGTGCGGCGCGAGGTCCAGATCATGCACCACCTCTCCGGCCAGCCCAACGTCGTCGGCCTCCGCGGCGCCTACGAGGACAAGCACAACGTCCACCTCGTCATGGAGctctgcgccggcggcgagctcttcGACCGGATCATCGCCAGGGGCCAGTAcacggagcgcgccgccgcgtcgctgcTGCGCACCATCGTGGAGATCGTGCACAGCTGCCACTCCATGGGGGTGATGCACCGGGACATCAAGCCCGAGAACTTCCTGCTGCTCAGCAAGGACGAGGACGCGCCGCTCAAGGCCACCGACTTCGGCCTCTCCGTCTTCTACAAGGAAGGCGAGGTGCTCAGGGACATCGTCGGCAGCGCCTACTACATCGCGCCCGAGGTGCTCAAGAGGAGGTACGGCCCGGAGGCAGACATCTGGAGCGTCGGCGTCATGCTCTACATCTTCCTCGCCGGCGTGCCCCCGTTCTGGGCAGAGAATGAGAATGGCATCTTCACCGCCATCCTGCGCGGGCAGCTTGACCTCGCCAGCGAGCCATGGCCGCATATCTCATCGGGGGCCAAGGACCTCGTCAAGAAGATGCTCAACATCAACCCCAAGGACCGGCTCACGGCGTTCCAGGTCCTCA ATCACCCATGGATCAAGGAAGATGGAGATGCACCTGATACGCCACTTGACAATGTTGTGCTCAACAGGCTCAAGCAGTTCAGGGCCATGAACCAGTTCAAGAAAGCGGCACTGAGG ATCATAGCTGGATGCCTATCCGAAGAGGAGATCACCGGGCTGAAGGAGATGTTCAAGAACATCGACAAAGATAACAGTGGGACCATTACGCTTGATGAGCTCAAAAATGGGTTGGCCAAGCATGGAACAAAGCTGGCTGACAGTGAAATTCAGCAACTGATGGAAGCA GCTGATGCTGATGGCAACGGGTTAATTGACTATGATGAGTTCGTCACGGCTACAGTACACATGAACAAACTGGATAGAGAGGAGCACCTTTACACAGCATTCCAGTATTTTGACAAGGATAACAGTGG GTACATTACAAAAGAAGAGCTTGAGCAAGCCTTGAAGGAGCAGGGGTTGTATGATGCCGAGAAAATCAAGGAGGTCATCTCAGATGCCGACTCTGACAAT GATGGAAGGATAGATTATTCAGAGTTTGTGGCGATGATGAGGAAAGGGACAGCTGGTGCTGAGCCAATGACCAACAAGAAGAGGAGAGATGTAGTCCTATAG